In the genome of Raphanus sativus cultivar WK10039 chromosome 9, ASM80110v3, whole genome shotgun sequence, the window CTAACTACCTCCTAATGTATTAAATTATTCCTCCATAAAAGGAATTCATTAACTAAGAAAATCGATCAATTCTCCAATTCAAATCTTCCAAATATTGTTTTACCTAAATCATTGGTAATCACAGATTTTTAGCCTTCCACTCCAAGTCAAAATCGATAATTATAAATATCTTACCGAAAAAATCTCTCAGTTACCTAAGATTTTCTCAAAATCGAGTTGAAAATATTCCATACATTAAGTATATTCCTTATTTACTAACAGCTTGCTAACCAAGTTTTCTAATTACTaattaattttctcaaaatcgAGTTGAAAATATTCCATACATTAAGTATATTCCTTATTTACAAACAGCTTGCTAACCAAGTTTTAtaattactaattaatatttacttttcacAAATATCTAACCTACTTATCTATATATACACTTCATTCTACGTTATAAACAATAACATTCTCTCCAGCGATAAAAACCAGAGCAAAAAATGATGACCAGTTTGATTCTCAACCCTGTGAAAGACTTGAAGCCATACAAGACGAAATGAAGATCTCAAGTGAAATTGCTCCATTCTTGGCAACAAAGAACTTCTTACGCTGGAGAGACTCTTCACATGGTTCTAACCGATGAACATGTAAGTTCTCCGTCATATACCTCATCATTTCATCTATGTTTCTTTCTATATCTAAATTGCATTATATTGTTCTTTTGTGTAGGGTGTAAAGATTCATGCTACATGCAAAAGGGAGCACATCAAAAGTGTTCAGCGTAAACTTCCTCTAGGGAAATGGTGTTTTCTAACTACGTTTTCGGTCTCCCAAGCATCAGGCCAATATAGGCCAACGAGTCATCCTTACAAGATGACAATCGGTGATGAAACTGTTATAACACCTTCTGGCCTAATGGAAGATAGCATCTTCTTGGATCTTGCCAGATTCGAAGATATCTTGGATGGGACCTTAAAGCCCCACTTCCTTATTGGTAGAACATTTATGCCCATGTTTCTGAATACTATGTTCCAGTTTTTAAACAAGTGTGTAaactaactctattttttcttatagaTGTGATGGGGAAAATCGTGAGTCTTAAACCAGTTAAAACCGTGCAAGTGAAAGGACAGGATCGGAAGGTTGTACAGTTTCGTTTGGCTGACTCAAGGTACGTTCTGGTGTTAATTGTTTTACGCTTGAGTACATTAGATTTTTATGTACTTGCACTAATATCTTTGTCTACTTTAGTGGTAATGAACTTGCATGCTGTTTGTGGGGGAAATATGCTGAGCAATTGGAGGTTTATGATGAACGTGAACAACCACTGATCTGTTTGATCAGGTTTGCTAAGATTTGTTTCTACCAAGGTattattataaacttttatttacaatatatctgaccttatattgatattttttatgttcTCAATTATTTCTCGATGTTTATAGGTGAGGTGCAAGTAACAAATGCATTTGATGCATCCATTGTTTATCTTGATCCAACTATGGAAGAGGCAGTGCAGTTCAAAGAAAAGTAAGTTTCATCTGGCATATAAATAAGCCTTTTTCTTTTACctaaattgattatttttaaacgTTACATATAGGCTGATGGAAGACAACCTCCCTCTTGCTGTTATTGAGAAAAGAAATGTAAAAAGAGAGGTCGTTTTAAAAGAAGATGATTGGAACGACTTTGAGATCAAGATGATTTCTGAACTCTTTGTTGCGCATCAGGTAAAAAGAGTGGTCgttttactttattatttaaGGAATTTTGTACTTCTTATTTTCGTGCCCAAAATATATGTGTTTTaattataactaattttttaaaaatataattgcagATTCATCACTGCAAAATAATTTGTTCAATTGAAGCTGTTGACACTGATTGGTCATGGTTTTACTTTGGCCATAAAGGTTGCAAACATAAGGCTATTAAAATTGGTAATGGTGAAAAACAACTTTGGCGTTGTGGAAAATGCCAAGTTAACATCACTGAAGTGGTGCCTGTGTAAGAACATACATTCTAATTTcaattctttaatttttttttttattatttcacattaaattaaATCCTTTTACTCTAATAGATTCAAGCTTCATTTGATTGTGAGGGATGACACAGAAACATGTAAGTTGATATTGCTTAACACTGTTGCTACAACCATTGTTGGACATGATGATGTTGATCTGTGGGATGGCTCCTATGAGGaggtattatttttttctaactaatttatgtgtttttaatttgtttcgaatttatttattttaattgattctgtgcctaaaattttgaaacagaTTGAAAATCCAGAGCTCCTACCAGAACCTATCAAAGAGTTAGTTGGAAGATCCTTTTGTTTTGGCATTTCTGTGTGCTCTGACAATGTGACTAATGGGGCAGACACGTTTAAAGTTCTCCAGGTCTGGTCTGGAGATAAATTTCTCAAAGCTGAATCCCAGTCGGACCCAACCTCAATGATTGgcacatcatcttcttcaatcTCTTCTGTTGATGTGAGTTTTTTTACCACTATTAAACATACAATGTAATTGTGCTTACTTGATCTTAGATTATAATTGAGATGATGatttaattatgtatattaGGTGCTCATGTTGGAAGATAACAGTCCGAATGAATCAGAAGAATGCAAAACACCTTTCCCAAAACGCAAGGAAGGAGATGCTGATCTCCCAGACATAAGTTCTACATCAAAAAAGTTGTGCACTTCAGTCAAAGTTGAAAAGGAGAAGGAAGTCTAAGTCTGCAGCGACTGAAGTTTGAGTTTTTAAGTTGTTTTAtctaaatttttgataattatgttggttttcttttgttttctgcggaaacatttatgtatttttctattgttttgtttgattcGATTTGGGTGATTTGAATAAGATGCGTTTTCagattatttttactttttcattcTTATACATGTAGTCTATTATTTACTTCACACTTGCACCAGGTTTCACTAAAACTAAACATAACAGTTCCCAATCAACCTAGCGGAGAccactatatatattatgataaaaAGACATACCCTGACGTCCAAAGCAATCTTATGACACAAAATGAAGTGTTCATCCATCAGAAATCCTTTCTCCTTTAGCTTTTTCTTCCtgttttaagaaaatcatttaATAATGATTAAGATAAGTATGATCTATCTCTATC includes:
- the LOC108836340 gene encoding uncharacterized protein LOC108836340, with product MVLTDEHGVKIHATCKREHIKSVQRKLPLGKWCFLTTFSVSQASGQYRPTSHPYKMTIGDETVITPSGLMEDSIFLDLARFEDILDGTLKPHFLIDVMGKIVSLKPVKTVQVKGQDRKVVQFRLADSSGNELACCLWGKYAEQLEVYDEREQPLICLIRFAKICFYQGEVQVTNAFDASIVYLDPTMEEAVQFKEKLMEDNLPLAVIEKRNVKREVVLKEDDWNDFEIKMISELFVAHQIHHCKIICSIEAVDTDWSWFYFGHKGCKHKAIKIGNGEKQLWRCGKCQVNITEVVPVFKLHLIVRDDTETCKLILLNTVATTIVGHDDVDLWDGSYEEIENPELLPEPIKELVGRSFCFGISVCSDNVTNGADTFKVLQVWSGDKFLKAESQSDPTSMIGTSSSSISSVDVLMLEDNSPNESEECKTPFPKRKEGDADLPDISSTSKKLCTSVKVEKEKEV